The window GATATCATCCTTGAATGTAGGGTTTGCAACTTCAAGCGCAAGGTTTAGATTGTCGGCCACGGTTTTAAGTACATTCTTTCCGGAAGTAGGTATTGGTATCGGATCGAAAATTGAGACAACTTTTCTATTTTGATccaagacaaacaatagaaataaCCCAAACATATACCAAGGCAATAAAATCTGCAATGATGAAATAGTTTAGAAATACATAGAATATTAATTAAGACCAAGTAAAGCACTGTTACAAATGAAAAAAAATCTTACCATATCACATTGAGATATGATAGTCATTACTGTCGGGCCAGCTATGAAACAACCGTTTCAATGTAGCAATTTCCATATGTTCACGATGACTTGAGTCTCGTGCATAGTGGAACATGGACTAAAGTAAGAATGAGAAAATATTAGTGCAATGAGAAAAAAAATGTAGTACGTGGTTATAGTAACTTACACAAAAGTTCAGATCCATATAGTGAGATGGAATGTCTCTGAGAAGCTGGACTTGGTGGCGCGCTAGTATTGGCACATCCATATTAAAGCAATGAATATCCATGTATTCATCATTGCTTAATATGTTTTTAATTTGTCTCAAATTTAAGCTAATAGGGTACGGATTAGAGCTTTTCACCCATTCGCTCCTGTAAAATCAAAATTCTGTAAATTATAATGACATCAGAGTAATTTGTTGGAAtagaaaatgaaataaaaaatatGGCTTACTCTAGTAGAGCGACATCATCAACCATACTGATGAACAAGCAAAGTTCATCTATTAAATCATCGTTTGTTGGGTTGACAGACGGTGAAAGAATAAATGACCGCGAGATGAGCTCAACTTGTGTTGATGTATTTGATGTCTTGAAATTCTCAGGGGGTCTATCCAGAATCATACATTCTGTGGGATATGTGTTGTTATCGTCCTCTTCCATGTCTCGATTTCTTATATTATCATCATTCAATTCTGAGTCCACTAAAATGACAGGTAGTTTTGTTTTAAAATCTGTCATATGTTCCTATTAAAACAGTAATAAGAGTTAAATAGTGATACAACATAGAATAAATATAATGATACACAGTAAAAAAATACCTGTGTAGGAATGTCAGACAACATATCTCCTGTGAAGTACTTCATAAAATTTACCATCCACAGACCACAAGATGACCTGCATGATTACAAATATAAAACTTAAATAAACTCAATCTTTTTTTAAACAAATTTATAGATATTTGTATAAAACAACTTTTAGAATCATCAAATGATCATGACTGAAACAAGCCGTGATGAAAACAAAATTTTCACAAACTTAGTGAACCGGACATGCCCTATGAAATATAATGTGTATTTAGAAGATCTAATACAGTAGAGTATATTTTTGTTCGGACAACGCCACACTCACTCAAAGCTCAGTCAAACTCCCACCGCCCCCTCATTTCTCCTTTCCTCCGCATTCTTCCCTCATTCGTGGCCACGACATCCCCATCCACAGGCTGCGGCCCGGCGATCTGCTCTGCGCCGCCCCTCACTCCTCCTGGCGACGCCGGGGCCATCCACCGCGTGcgctctcctcttcctccccaTGGCCGCCTTGCTCCCCATCACCTACGCCCACTCTGGCAGCCCCCAAccctagttctctcacaccccgTAGGGAGAGGAGGAGTGAGGCTTCTGGGCGAGGAGGTGCTGCTGGTGGTGCTGCTGGGCGAGGAGGCACTTGATTTGCGTTCGCCGGCGCTGGATCTGCTCCGTCGTGGCTCCGGCGACCTTACCCTGTGGCTCCGGAACAGGAAGGCTACCCCGACGACATACAGGTCCGCCCCCTTCTCCTCTCCTCTtggatttcttcttcttcccttccctGAGATGGTGTTCATGCTGGGCTGCAGGAGACCTCAACACGCCAATGGATGCAGCCAGCCTCCAACTCACCACGCACCTGCACCAACTTGATGTAGGGAGGAGGAGTGAGGCTTCTCTCACGGGATGACGCCCAGCCATGGGGCAGCAGCAACCCAAGGTAAAGCCTCCCTCTACCTCTCTCTCGTTTTGAATTCATAGGTCTGTTCCCTGATTTTTCTGCTGCTCTAGATTCACTTGCATGCTTGACTGAATCTAGTTGCTCTCAGGCCCTAGTGTTCAATGAGATAGGCATTGCACTGTTTACCAATTTAATTTGCTTGCCTACAACCACATGGTCCAGAGATAGAATTGAGATATTCAGACTAAGTTTAATGATTTGCTGGTCATAATTACTGAATTTCGCTTGGTGCTATCACTGTCGGCCTCTAGTGCTGAATCAGTTGGACACTGTACTGTTTACCAATTTAATTTGCTTGCTTGCCGCCACATGGTCCAGAGATAGAAATTCAGATATTGAGACTAAAGTTTAATGATTTGCTAGTCATAATTGGTTCAGTGACTAAATCTGTCCCCAAACTGTCAAAATTGTATGTGAAAGCTAAAAAACTATCAAAACTTTGTTTTCAAGAAAGATGAGCCTAAATTCAGTAAGATGTGTGCACAGCTTGCTTTCAAGATTGTTAAACTACTCCATGTTTATTTAAACTAATTCCTCCTACAGATTGCTGTCAAAATAAGTCTAAATTCAGAGTCTTCGGAAGTCAATTACTTTGAGCCTTTGAGTTAGAAGGTATACCAGTCTCTTTGTAGTTTGCTCTTAATACACTCTTCCCTTGGCCATGATGAGATGTTCAAGTCTTTCCACTTATCAGTTTTTAGTTCCACTTGAAGCGATACCTGCAGCTAAATCAGTGGCCTGGTCTTCATGTCTTGCGTCATGACCAAGTTGTTCGCTAATCATGTTATTGTCTGCAAGATGGATTACTGAATAAGTTTAACTTTGATTAAAATGTATAGATCAATTATGAACATTATACCTGAAGGAAGAACATAGGCTGGGTACTCTTGTCGTGCAGAATCAACCACTGAATCTTGGTTTGTGTCATCGGCAGCCCCAATATATGGCATCAAACGATTCCAACCGATCTCCCCACGTGGGAAGAGTAGTGGATATGACAAAGGGTCGTAGCACCCATAGTATGCATAATATACAGGGGACGCTCTCCTTTCCCGTACACGATAACACTTCTATCGAAGGTTTTTTGTGGGTCGCTCCCTTCAACCCATATTGCTGCTACCTGAGAAGTTGTTGGCGCATTGTACCTTCGTTGATCAAGCTTGATATCGGTATTTAATGAGATCTTGTATTCATCTAGATTTGGAACAGCACCAAGGCTTTTAAATACTTGAGCATAAGGGTTATGCTCTAGTATTGCCAGAATCTTCCGTATGAGATCTATCCTAAGATTTGGAGACCTCTTAACCCTGTGAAACAAGTTTTCATCTGTATCATAAATATATAGCTGCAAATGTCGAGGGCCATTATCACCAGACTCAAGATCATCAAGAGCGTGGTACAACCCCCCACACGCACGAATGTATATACGCTGGTTCCTGCTGCGGTGCTGACTCGGCGATCAAGGGTGACTCCCAGACTTGTGAATGAGAAGTGGGAGTTGAAATACCGTATATTTTCTCTGAAATATCTAGCATCCTCGTCATCTTGACTTGTAAACAACCGTTTCAACTCCTCACAAACATCTGGAGTAAATACATCCACTTTCCCCTTTCTGCAGCAAAACGCAGGCCCCTCGTATTGAAATCGCAAAGCTCCACAATGGCGGCAATCAGTAACTTTTCTAAGCACATGATGCTTTTTGGGCAGGTTCATGTAAACTCTGTTGTGAGCATCATTATTGGGAGCTCCATCACCATACTTTtgctccactcggtaggattgaAAATAAACATCTGGAGCAGAATGCACTAATTAAAGTTCACCCAGAAACCATATTACTAATACTATATTGTACTGGTAACTCATGTCAGCAACAATAAACCTGGTTGGGCGAAGATCCTAGCTTCTTCATCATGGTCCACGTCTCCAGTTTTTTCTCCTAGGTTCCCGTCTCCCAAGCATTCTATTTGTGAATATTGAATAGTAGTGCGTTAGGAGTAGATGCTCATTTGATGTTATGCATACTGGGGAGCTGAAACTAAAAATGACATTATGCAGACCATCAATGTTTATCGTGTGAACATCGGGCTCCAGTAGTCCGTAAGCATCTTCGGCGTGGTCGCTGGCTGAAAACATTTATTTGGCACAAAAGAGTAAGCAAAAGAGATGGACCCTTTTTATGCACAGGATGGTACCACAAGACCGTACCAATTTGATTATGAGGGGTTTGACCTGCATCTGGGGACGGTTCCATCCCTGGAGTAATATCATTACGTTGGATCGGTAGAGGTTTCTTGCCATAAGAAGGATCTGTACCTGAAACAAAAATAGAATGGCAAAATAGAGAAgaaataaacaccggataatttagcACCATTAATAAATCAGACAACTAACCCTTTTTAGAAGACTTTTCTGGCATATGTAGGTTGTCAATTGTACTGAGTTGGGGGTTCTCATCTAGTGACATAAGTGTGGGTATCAGTCGTCTTGAATTCCGTTGCATCTGGTACGCATCATTTTTGTGCAACCAATCGGACTCATCGTCCACATTGTCTCTGGTCAAATGAACGGAATTTGGTACCGCACCCCCTGCACTTGTTATGTTCTGCGGTTGTGTGACTGCAGATTGTCCGGTAGCCGGCACTTGCGTTACAATGTTACTGCCATCAAGGACTGCAGCAATATGCTTATTTTGCTCGCGGGTTTGTCGCTGTCGCTTTAATATTTCCTCTCTATTTCGTGCATACCGCTCCCTTTCCATACGATTCTTAATCTCATTACTACCTGAGTAGATGAAGAATAGGTCATTATATATAGCAATATATATAATGGAGAATGAATTTCATCTTTGTTAATCTCATTACTACATGAGTAGATGAAGAATAGATCATTATATATAGCAATATATATAATGAAGAATGAAGTTCATCTTTATTACCTTGTGATACACCCAGCTGTGTTTGTGCCCCACTGATCTCAGCAGATGCAATTTTCTTCTGTTTGTAGGCCTCACGTCGTCTCTTATTAATCTCATCCTTATTTTTTGCATGTCGCTCTCTATCCCTCTGCCTTTTTACTTCTTTAGGGCCTGCAATCAATGTCACAATTCAGCAGTTGGGGTACAAAAACTGAAATTGGGTGGTTGTGTAATGCTCATCACCCAAGGATTGGTTGTTGCTTATATCCTGGAACGGGGTGCGCGCCCGGTTGGGACTGGTTGGGGCCATACGAAGTCCTTCAACCCTGTGAATGTCAAGAATGGTATCACACAATTGTAACTGAAGGAATACTATTACCACAACTCAGACAGAGTAGTGTTTTATGTTCAACTCCATCCTACTGTATAACATGAAAGCTTTGTTAATACTCAGTCGCCAATTGAATTCCTTTTGCATTAATATATATACCTACAACAATGATTCAGGATGTAGTAGTTTGTAATGCTATTCATGTAGGTGTATCTCAGAATGACTTTATGTGTGTTCATATTTGGAACTGAGAATTGAACCTGTTCATATGCAGCTTGAGGAGGCATTTAGGTGAGGTCAGTATATGGTCATGCCATAATTCACCAGTTCATACACTTTTTTGTTTTTCATAATTTCATTCAATCAAAACAACTGATGGATCACATGAACAGGTTGACAAAGGAGCAGGGCGGAGGCGTCTTCTAGCCTAACGAAGCCTTGGCGGCAGCGGCATGTAAAAGCCTTTTGAACTTGAGATCAGAGAAGAGCATGCACCTATGTCGGCGAGGAGCTCCTCGTCGCGGCCGTGGCAGGGCGTCTGTGCGGCTGCACCTGTGTTGGGGAACAACACGTCGTCGAGTGACTCGGCGACCTCGTCGTCGGGTGCCTCGGCGGCTGCGCAGGGCAGCGACGTCGCGGCCGTCGTCGGGTGCCTCAGCGGCTGCGCAGGGCAGCGACGGGGCATGTAATCTGGACGTCGAGCCTGGATTGATTCCCGCTAATTTAGCTCAGTTGTTTCCGTGTAATTTGGACGTGGGTTGTTACGTTTTTTTCTTGAGAAAAGGACGTGGGTTTACCTGTAGATGTAGACTCGTGCGGGCGTGGGTTGTTTGTACGCGCAGAGTTTTCGTCCGCCGTCGTCAAGTTCTCTCGTTTAATAGTAGAGTAGATGAAGAGCATGAGCATCCAATGTTGAGTTGTACCCCACCTCCCCGACGGAGCTCGCGAAAATGGGACCAAACTGCAAAAAGTGCCGCGGCTGCTATTCAAACCCGACCGAAAAGACCCGCATCGGCCTGAGCACCGGACGCGAAGCAAACCGGCGTCGACTCCGCCCTCTCCGGTCCACTGTTGATAATCAATCTGTCCCTCTGACCAGTCGGCCCCACACCTGCCCGTGCCAAGCTTAACTGCGACCGCTGTCTTCAAGCCCACACAAATCAACAACAGACACTCCCACTCCCACGCTGACACCTACCCAGGTGCCGCGCCGCCGGGACCCCAGCCTCGCCGTCTCCGGCGGCGTGCTCCCAGATCTCGACTCGCCGGTCCGTCTCGGCTCCGCGCGGAATCGACTGACGGAGGCGGGAGGCCAGCGTCGTCCGCAGCTGATCCGGGATGGCCGGCAGCAGCACCAGCACCTTCGTCATCAGGTGGATCAACTTCCTCACCATGGTCAGTCAGCTTCCCTTCCTTCCTCGCCCCCCTTTTCCCAGTTGCTCCCCGATGGCCGACCCGCTTCGAGACTTTTCACTGAAGAGCACTTCTAGATGGATACGCCAGTTCTTGATTTGTTCCCGTTCCATCTGGTCTCTTTGCTCAGCGGTGCCCCTCTGTTGAGCTTGAGCTGTACCGCATCGTTATCCagttactagcaatgtgcccgtgcgttgcaacggatccaaagtagaatagtacttgttcacaaacttgaaagaaaacactCCTGTTTTGATAGACATATAtaccactaaaaatatattacgtttcactcaaaatatatttctcaggttgttttgatgaggcgagggagggatgtggttgctttcaagataataaagGGTTTTCTTCAAATTGGAgtagagaagtgggctattgttgcaaaaatgccacaacttacctcgcagccattagatgtagatctaatggtcagaaatgacggatggcagacacaccatcatcaccaactgagtcttttataggagtagagatatcCCAGTGCACTGTTTGTCGCTTCTTCACCATTCTTGACATCTTTCGTTTGGAACTCTTTGTTTGCAATTTAATGTTAAGGCATGCAGGTAGGGATCCGCACATCATGATGCTCCTCTTGCTCTTTGTTGAACAGATACTGGCGATACTTGTGGTGGGTTTTGGGTTCTGGATGAGCACCCACAATGACGAATGCCGACGGTCACTGACGATCCCTGTCATGGGCCTTGGAGGAGTAATTTTTCTCATGTATGCTTCCATGGAATTGTATCATATTATTCCCACCACGTTAGTATTCATGCTCCGAATTGACATGGTTCAGTGCCGATGCCGCAGGTCGCTGGCCGGATTCGTGGGTGCTTGGAAGAACATTTCTTGCTTGCTTTGGACAGTATCCTTTTTGTGGCATTTGATGCATAAACTATTAAACTTACGGCGGCATGAGTGCTGGTTGGTGCTGCTGATGTTGTCTGCTCTCTTGATACCCTTGGGGTTATTTGTCGCCTTGACATGTGGGTATCTAGTATCTAATAATGCTGTTCGTGGTCCTGGTGGCAATCATGGTCTTCACAGTGCTTGCGTAAGTTCCTGTGATTCATTTGGGATAGCACTAGCACAACCTTTCCAGTTGGTGGCAATCATTGTGTACTTTTTATTTGAAAATTAGCTGCGGTGTGCACTGATTGGTTGATGGAATTAAATCCTGGTGCAAGTTCAGCGGTTAATCATCAGTTGACTTCATAACTGACTTTAGTGGTTGCAAGTTGGGTTAACTCACCTTGCCATGTACTTTTTCAGGTTTATCATTACAAATACTGGAACTGGTCATGCTGTTCCTGGGTCCAGGTATCTGACTGTATATTACTAATGTTTACACAACTAGATGATTCCACGCATGTTTACTGCAGCAAAGCTCGAAGACATATAGCTATGAAGTATTGTTAACGCACCGCAAACTCACATTGTGTTAAAATGACTTCAGTATCTATGGCATGTTATGCCTTCTCCACTTCCTCTTTTCACTTTTTAATCCAAATACCAATAATCAATGTGTAGGGCCAACTCTAATCGATTCTCCACACCACATGCATGAGATGGCAGGTGATGACATGACAGACATGCATTACCTGCTGATGTGGCATTCTTGTATGTTTAGGAAAAATAGGTAGTGGGTCGGAACTATTTAGGAATAGAGGATGATTGAAATGCGGAACTGACAAGTCGAAGTAATATATCACTATTTGTCTTAAAAGTTGCACTATGCGGCCGTGATGCAGTTTTGTTGATATATGCGCAGTCGGAAACTGCCTGATTGTCACTACATGAACTGTGAATGAAATTTCTTTAAGTAATGGAACACATTGCATGCATATGGTTCTGCGTAGTCATTCCTCATGTTCTATACAGATATAAAGAGTATCGTCTTCAGGACTACAGTTCTTGGTTTGTCAAACAGGCATGCCCCAACTCTTTGTTTGGAAAATTTCTTTGATTAGTGCAGTTAATTCATAATCATCTATGCTGGTATAACTCGATTTGTTTATTTTAAATCTAGCTCAATGACACTGATAAATGGACTCATCTGAGAAGTTGCCTTGTGAAGTCGGATGATTGCAATAGCTTGTCAAATAGATATAAGGTCTCTTCTCCTTTTCTGCTCATCCTATTTTATCTGATGTGATGTTGTTTCTCTGTGTGTGACCATTCCTTTTGTGGCGATTTTAGTAATACTGTTTGATTTCATGCAGACTCTAAAACAATACAAGCTCGCTGAGCTGACTCCCATTGAGTCTGGCTGTTGCCGCCCACCAGCGGAGTATGCCCCCTGTTATCTTCCAGTGTATTTTGAACGTGCAGTTGCTTTCAACAGAGTTTAACATGGCTATCGTATTTTTCTGAACCTTGTCAGGTGTGGATATCCAGCTTTGAATGCTTCCAATTTTGATCTGAGCTACCATCCGGTGAGCACAAATGTCGACTGCAAACTGTACAAAAATGATCGGTTCCTCAGGTGCTATGACTGTAATTCTTGCAAGTAAGCTGTCCGTCTCCTGTCATAACTTCGAAATACGTAACCTTATCAGAAATTTCAGAATGTAAGTGCTTACGTGAAACTTTTCCTTCCAGAGCTGGTGTTGCGCAATACATGAAGACAGAGTGGCGAGTGGTTGCCATCTTCAATGTGATATTGTTTATCATTTTGGTAAGCTTAAAATTCCCTGAAacattctctctctctctcaaaaaaAAAAGAAGTTTCCTGAAATTATAGCGGATATACTCTTTCTTCTCAGCAATAAATTGCTCCATCTTTGTCTGTTATCTTGACTTATGTTTGTATGGGTTTGTTTTCGGCCAGTCATTCGTGTACTTTGTTGGCTGCTGCGCACGTCGACATGCTGGAGGTAGCGATTCTAAAGTTCCTCGAAGATGACTGTGTACTTTGAAGTGAATCCTCTCTATGATTCACGTGTCACAGCGAGAGTTAGCTTTACCGCCCCTTGTGATAACATTGTTCATTCAAGTTCAGCTGATGAAATGGAGTGTCAAGGCTTCTGTTCTGTGGGTGATTTCTTTGTGCCAGTAGCATTTTGGACATCTATGAAAAAGAACGTCCGACAATCTTCTGAAATACAGCCTGATGATCTTGCACAATGTGTGATGCCAATGTCTGACATGCGAGTAAACTGGAATAACTTACCAACCGAAGCAATTGGTGTGCTTCTCGCGGTCAGGTTTTTGGAGGGTACATTTCCTTTTGAACACAGTATAATGTAGATGCTCACATACACTCATCTCCATTAACACATGTCCGCACACACTATCTCTA is drawn from Aegilops tauschii subsp. strangulata cultivar AL8/78 chromosome 1, Aet v6.0, whole genome shotgun sequence and contains these coding sequences:
- the LOC109734616 gene encoding tetraspanin-10, translated to MAGSSTSTFVIRWINFLTMILAILVVGFGFWMSTHNDECRRSLTIPVMGLGGVIFLMSLAGFVGAWKNISCLLWTYLIMLFVVLVAIMVFTVLAFIITNTGTGHAVPGSRYKEYRLQDYSSWFVKQLNDTDKWTHLRSCLVKSDDCNSLSNRYKTLKQYKLAELTPIESGCCRPPAECGYPALNASNFDLSYHPVSTNVDCKLYKNDRFLRCYDCNSCKAGVAQYMKTEWRVVAIFNVILFIILSFVYFVGCCARRHAGGSDSKVPRR